The following coding sequences lie in one Lolium perenne isolate Kyuss_39 chromosome 2, Kyuss_2.0, whole genome shotgun sequence genomic window:
- the LOC127333632 gene encoding probable plastid-lipid-associated protein 12, chloroplastic produces the protein MAATAAAAATAGGFLNLAPSRVPTTSPYCPLFGTSYGWRSRRQLRLCPLLAASSVAAGEASYTEPEEALLEALVGVQGRGRAVAPRQLQEVESAVQTLEALEGVPDPTNSSLIEGSWKLIFTTRPGTASPIQRTFVGVDSFSVFQEVYLRTDDPRVVNVVKFSETVGELAVQAEATIKDGKRILFRFDRAAFTFKFLPFKVPYPVPFRLLGDEAKGWLDTTYLSRSGNIRISRGNKGTTFVLQKSADPRQMLLSAISAGTGVKEVIEHLASSRTGVEADLNTLAGEWQLLWASQTEGGSWSSVTSAGFKDFQTIKEDGQLKNLVNPFPGVSLSAKGNICKSGNSNTFRVSMNEGAAQVGGVQFPMDTRGEFVMEILYIDNKIRISRLNQHELVHLRIASRT, from the exons atggccgccaccgCAGCTGCCGCTGCCACAGCTGGAGGCTTCCTCAACCTCGCTCCTTCTCGCGTGCCAACTACAtccccatattgtcctctcttcgGCACCTCCTATGGGTGGCGCTCGCGGCGGCAGCTTCGTCTTTGTCCGCTGCTCGCGGCGTCGTCGGTGGCCGCTGGGGAAGCGTCGTACACGGAGCCAGAGGAGGCGCTGCTGGAGGCCCTCGTCGGCGTGCAGGGCCGTGGCCGTGCCGTCGCGCCGCGCCAGCTCCAG GAGGTGGAAAGCGCAGTTCAGACTCTGGAGGCActcgaaggtgtgcctgatccG ACCAATTCGAGTTTAATTGAAGGCAGCTGGAAGCTCATATTCACTACAAGACCAGGGACGGCATCTCCCATTCAG AGGACATTCGTTGGAGTTGACTCTTTCAGTGTATTTCAGGAAGTTTACCTTAGAACAGATGATCCAAGGGTGGTGAATGTTGTCAAGTTTTCAGAAACAGTTGGTGAACTGGCAGTGCAG GCAGAAGCAACTATTAAAGATGGGAAACGCATTCTCTTCCGTTTTGACCGAGCAGCATTCACCTTCAAGTTCTTGCCATTTAAGGTGCCATATCCAGTGCCATTCAGGCTTCTTGGAGATGAAGCAAAGGGTTGGCTTGACACTACATACTTATCTCGTAGTGGGAACATACGTATTTCAAGGGGAAACAAG GGAACCACATTTGTTCTCCAGAAAAGTGCAGACCCAAGGCAGATGTTGTTGTCAGCTATATCTGCAGGAACTGGAGTAAAAGAG GTTATAGAGCATCTTGCTTCAAGCAGAACAGGGGTTGAGGCTGATCTGAATACCCTAGCAGGAGAATGGCAACTGTTGTGGGCTTCACAG ACTGAAGGTGGAAGCTGGTCATCGGTCACATCTGCTGGTTTCAAGGATTTCCAG ACCATAAAGGAAGATGGGCAACTGAAAAATTTGGTGAACCCCTTTCCAGGTGTCAGCCTCAGTGCAAAAGGCAACATATG CAAATCAGGGAATAGCAATACCTTTCGCGTGTCCATGAATGAAGGAGCTGCTCAAGTTGGCGGCGTACAGTTTCCCATGGACACTCGTGGAGAATttgtcatggagatctt GTACATTGACAATAAGATAAGAATATCTAGGCTCAACCAGCATGAGCTTGTTCATTTACGCATTGCAAGTAGAACATAG
- the LOC127333633 gene encoding uncharacterized protein isoform X2: MNHVKTALLSGHRPHLLSTAAAPQQLVATASFHSTSPLERKRKTQWHQRFNYYAKRRRNRDTQRTVIRNISEYAEYLFDTWRDEDEKKDASCGPSWFRGHRWVRDSKPNGFRTHEFYYDNIKSKGGFEFCTSDDDGPETIFRNAFRGNQQTYYWSFESDDFQRRNSRRSHSERSRHWSYETDDEDEISPQTEVSVARQALGLSTNGPLKLEDVKSAYRTCALRWHPDRHNGSSKATAEEKFKRCSAAYQTLCDSLATA; encoded by the exons ATGAACCACGTCAAGACCGCTCTTCTCTCTGGCCACCGCCCCCATCTTCTTTCCACGGCGGCGGCGCCGCAGCAGCTGGTGGCCACCGCGTCCTTCCACTCCACGTCTCCCCTGGAGCGGAAGCGCAAGACCCAGTGGCACCAG AGATTCAACTATTATGCGAAACGCAGGAGAAATAGAGATACACAAAGGACAGTGATACGGAATATCTCTGAGTATGCGGAGTACCTCTTCGAT ACTTGGCGGGATGAAGATGAAAAAAAAGATGCATCTTGTGGACCTTCATGGTTTAGAGGACACCGTTGGGTCAGGGATTCGAAGCCTAATGGTTTCCGGACACATGAGTTTTATTATGATAATATCAAAAGCAAGG GGGGATTTGAGTTTTGCACAAGTGATGATGATGGACCAGAGACCATCTTTCGTAATGCTTTTCGTGGGAACCAGCAGACATATTATTGGTCCTTCGAGTCTGATGATTTTCAAAGGAGGAATTCCAGACGTTCTCATTCAGAAAGGTCCAGACACTGGAGTTATGAAACAGACGATGAAGACGAAATATCCCCCCAGACAGAGGTATCTGTGGCCCGTCAGGCTCTTGGCTTGAGCACCAATGGCCCATTAAAACTTGAAGATGTTAAAAGCGC ATACCGGACATGTGCACTTAGATGGCATCCTGATCGTCATAATGGCTCATCGAAG GCTACTGCAGAGGAGAAATTCAAACGTTGCAGTGCAGCATACCAGACCCTATGCGACAGTTTGGCTACCGCCTAA
- the LOC127333633 gene encoding uncharacterized protein isoform X1, with protein MNHVKTALLSGHRPHLLSTAAAPQQLVATASFHSTSPLERKRKTQWHQRFNYYAKRRRNRDTQRTVIRNISEYAEYLFDTWRDEDEKKDASCGPSWFRGHRWVRDSKPNGFRTHEFYYDNIKSKGTGGFEFCTSDDDGPETIFRNAFRGNQQTYYWSFESDDFQRRNSRRSHSERSRHWSYETDDEDEISPQTEVSVARQALGLSTNGPLKLEDVKSAYRTCALRWHPDRHNGSSKATAEEKFKRCSAAYQTLCDSLATA; from the exons ATGAACCACGTCAAGACCGCTCTTCTCTCTGGCCACCGCCCCCATCTTCTTTCCACGGCGGCGGCGCCGCAGCAGCTGGTGGCCACCGCGTCCTTCCACTCCACGTCTCCCCTGGAGCGGAAGCGCAAGACCCAGTGGCACCAG AGATTCAACTATTATGCGAAACGCAGGAGAAATAGAGATACACAAAGGACAGTGATACGGAATATCTCTGAGTATGCGGAGTACCTCTTCGAT ACTTGGCGGGATGAAGATGAAAAAAAAGATGCATCTTGTGGACCTTCATGGTTTAGAGGACACCGTTGGGTCAGGGATTCGAAGCCTAATGGTTTCCGGACACATGAGTTTTATTATGATAATATCAAAAGCAAGG GGACAGGGGGATTTGAGTTTTGCACAAGTGATGATGATGGACCAGAGACCATCTTTCGTAATGCTTTTCGTGGGAACCAGCAGACATATTATTGGTCCTTCGAGTCTGATGATTTTCAAAGGAGGAATTCCAGACGTTCTCATTCAGAAAGGTCCAGACACTGGAGTTATGAAACAGACGATGAAGACGAAATATCCCCCCAGACAGAGGTATCTGTGGCCCGTCAGGCTCTTGGCTTGAGCACCAATGGCCCATTAAAACTTGAAGATGTTAAAAGCGC ATACCGGACATGTGCACTTAGATGGCATCCTGATCGTCATAATGGCTCATCGAAG GCTACTGCAGAGGAGAAATTCAAACGTTGCAGTGCAGCATACCAGACCCTATGCGACAGTTTGGCTACCGCCTAA